One genomic segment of Scophthalmus maximus strain ysfricsl-2021 chromosome 3, ASM2237912v1, whole genome shotgun sequence includes these proteins:
- the irx7 gene encoding iroquois homeobox 7, with amino-acid sequence MPASQTGFGNFFLERSISMPTGYQLPVLGVQQQQQQQAQQLAAMAAGVPIAYSGLQGYNFIPYPHHRHIAHMTNGFDLKAASPYHHALLARGGPFYPPYRPGATEDPGRVTKVATRESTGALKAWLNEHLKNPYPTKGEKIMLAIITKMSLTQVSTWFANARRRLKKENRVSWASKGKSDEEEEEDEEQEEEDESDDDSPLQKCPVDHERDEAEPQTDRADTDEHVQGALESSAPVDARLETPQREQDSERALVKKVEKSDSDHTPSGLESKEIISSQKPKIWSLAETATSDTHVRKPLDSIYHPAGKLWADWASRTGLFVPSCYITHEIV; translated from the exons ATGCCCGCATCGCAAACTGGATTTGGCAACTTCTTCCTGGAGCGGAGCATCAGCATGCCGACTGGATATCAGCTGCCGGTGCTgggtgtgcagcagcagcagcagcagcaggctcagCAGCTGGCCGCGATGGCGGCCGGGGTTCCCATAGCGTACTCCGGACTACAGGGATACAACTTCATCCCGTATCCGCACCACAGGCACATTGCGCACATG ACCAACGGTTTCGACTTGAAGGCCGCCTCTCCCTACCACCACGCGCTCCTGGCTCGCGGGGGGCCCTTCTACCCGCCCTACCGTCCGGGAGCGACCGAGGACCCCGGCAGGGTCACCAAGGTGGCCACGCGTGAGAGCACCGGGGCGCTCAAGGCCTGGCTGAACGAGCACCTGAAGAACCCGTACCCCACCAAGGGCGAGAAAATCATGCTCGCCATCATCACCAAAATGAGCCTCACGCAGGTCTCCACTTGGTTCGCCAACGCACGGCGACGCCTGAAGAAGGAGAACCGGGTCAGCTGGGCGTCCAAGGGGAAatcagacgaggaggaggaggaggacgaggagcaggaggaggaggacgagagcgaCGACGACAGTCCGCTGCAGAAATGTCCGGTGGATCATGAGCGGGACGAGGCCGAGCCTCAAACCGACCGCGCGGACACCGACGAGCACGTCCAGGGCGCGTTGGAAAGCTCCGCACCTGTGGACGCGCGTCTGGAGACGCCGCAGCGGGAACAGGACAGCGAGCGCGCACTTGTTAAGAAAGTTGAAAAGAGCGACTCTGATCACACGCCGTCCGGCTTGGAGAGTAAAGAGATCATCTCCAGCCAGAAACCCAAAATCTGGTCTTTGGCGGAAACCGCCACCTCGGACACTCACGTGAGGAAACCCCTGGACAGTATTTACCACCCGGCGGGGAAACTGTGGGCCGACTGGGCCTCACGAACCGGACTGTTCGTGCCCTCGTGTTACATCACCCATGAGATCGTCTGA